A genomic region of Raphanus sativus cultivar WK10039 chromosome 6, ASM80110v3, whole genome shotgun sequence contains the following coding sequences:
- the LOC108830665 gene encoding uncharacterized protein LOC108830665 isoform X3 encodes MTSKVSSSGELLSRWRRIEEDEEENDDSDPSTVDRLNKRKEQWFTDAFTMLISLPNDTHIWCGCSDVMGPLLETFYNYFRDEREDSPLKALWKRISREMRTCAQCISQHHQTQEMYEKEYECASVGPLLAVLRKLDEQRVTKHLQEINLIIEKGAYDQDRHHAEVVSVMYEVLMFPFFFDDMSLCTEFEKFIESIDNIHELAFAENQEFPGVYALLFLNRRVRVIGYRLARAMGKLRSATQLERLQPLLKKFIGILEMEGLPSSSQDPRPRINLDRSSIWLGMTSLLEFLEGPAFEEGILEPYPIFVDTVLNHISGDSPEFSLAVNCLKELFKTLGCKLWLRATLSPSVMRNTLLGQCFHTKAEKIHKAIFDLFQPLLQSLEALRDGEHEKQRRHFLYFLLHQVPVSSNFSFLARRIGHKIALLIVLRGYKMNPPCPPFECAHMWGPSLVSSFIDSALHISLRQPAIDLVQTILVSDATALLASLLRNNTGNYMGNEVKYDDDDSNFPFPHAVEDVSDRPWSDFTQQSKVTLGECKEWMCIPMLWITTLTNTNLLNLPVSLSQAVFWSRSRFCLVESEKNDDMTVDMETWLSSSAVEIKGTLGWKVATGSDDGGPGKESKNSVAVSKMCPTLIRTLKRLTTCFLVQMGEEYRKQWTWVPGMSETFILSLSDPDDNIRQFGKSMLEHVSNTRGLSCGLKFLCSQSSHLVHVFSGATHVLQQVHLSSVLQRFQILHHFFFLLFKLLKEEDVVIITEAVKSSAGGFLRQPDFSAPPVIESRNSSSATPELLKFLYSLAEVAWGAVRKCLAEGKAFIHQSLCQMTCVRLLEITPVVLGKLRLSREESCAIGGALKDASDLKWLPDLIDWGRSQLKVVITYWKRALAALLDILQGSKSETCSSAVQAIRRVLSADDLDIEQLADQISRLVPKANEFLKPVDAVGKAPDNVMDLTEDVTEKESLKNLPSLNKSHQLDINKTLPPIRSISRVPSLKKGTSSIDTPKSSAAVVSEKDVSVKSSNMVRDLPTTNAEPSKVGSISKEAGNRQTLGGPLSLVNRTNLKNAADESISRGTSKEAQKSAISNTKGMDLRKVVNEPEVDPLDLALKPLKPQPLPLAKPGPIVPKRQVIQLCAPVNKKSERWQRQEAGFKRFRPPKLEDWFRKILQMDYYAIVGLASTNKDENQNVGKFKEVPVRFTSPEQYIQIFQPLVLEEFKAQLQSSFQEISSLEEIYYGDLSVLSIERVDDFHFVRFMKDENDGPNSKSFSENDLILFTKEHPENSNVGVNMMGKVEGREWDERKRSSILNVRLYLQNASSRLNQARRNLLERSQWHACRILNITSQIREFQALSSIKDIPVLPVILSPLSDSNYDSEIKRSDLRSLPHSLQQILKSSFNESQLQAIGVSIRSSNLTKEFDISLIQGPPGTGKTRTIVAIISGLLASVSRKTGNSEQDHSSSTTFRQRMNPNVAMARVWQDAALAKQLDDDGETKKNIAEKIGKGRVLICAQSNAAVDELVSRISSLGIYGLDGKMFKPYLVRVGNAKTVHPNSLPFFLDTLVDQRLADEKLRINKAKSNKAEDSSALLRCNLEKVVDQITHFEAKRANLNQESLDAKEKLGSKNPNIDDDGKPMSDAELGIRLRRLYEQKRKIYKDLGAVQAQERKANNEIRALKHKLRKSILKDAQIVVTTLSGCGGDLYNVCAESSSAHKFSSPSEDNLFDAVVIDEAAQALEPATLIPLQLLKSRGTKCIMVGDPKQLPATVLSNIASKYLYECSMFERLQRAGYPILMLTQQDASRYL; translated from the exons atgacgAGTAAAGTCTCCTCAAGTGGAGAGCTTTTGAGCCGGTGGAGGAGAATCGAGGAAGACGAAGAGGAGAACGACGATTCTGATCCCTCCACAGTAGACCGTCTTAACAAGCGCAAAGAACAATG GTTTACAGATGCATTCACTATGTTGATCTCCTTACCGAACGACACTCATATCTGGTGCGGGTGTAGCGACGTGATGGGGCCTCTCCTCGAGACGTTCTACAATTACTTCAGAGACGAAAGAGAGGACTCGCCGCTCAAGGCTTTGTGGAAGAGGATCTCTAGGGAGATGCGGACTTGTGCTCAGTGTATTTCTCAGCACCATCAGACTCAAGAGATGTATGAGAAAGAGTATGAGTGCGCTTCTGTCGGTCCGTTACTTGCTGTGCTGCGTAAACTCGATGAGCAGAGAGTGACTAAGCATTTGCAAGAGATTAATTTGATAATAGAAAAAGGAGCGTATGATCAGGATCGTCATCATGCTGAAGTTGTTAGTGTTATGTACGAG GTTTTGATGTTTCCCTTCTTCTTTGACGACATGTCCTTATGCACTGAGTTTGAGAAGTTCATTGAGTCAATCGACAATATTCATGAGCTAGCATTTGCTGAGAATCAAGAATTTCCG GGTGTGTATGCACTTCTTTTTCTCAATAGAAGGGTGCGTGTAATTGGCTATCGCTTGGCGAGGGCCATGGGGAAGTTGAG GTCAGCAACCCAGTTAGAACGCCTTCAGCCGTTGCTCAAGAAATTCATTGGAATTCTGGAGATGGAGGGACTCCCTTCTTCATCTCAGGATCCAAGACCGAGGATTAATCTAGACCGCTCATCCATATGGCTTGGGATGACATCATT GCTTGAGTTCTTAGAAGGCCCTGCTTTTGAAGAGGGGATATTAGAGCCTTATCCCATTTTTGTTGATACAGTGTTGAATCATATAAGCGGCGATTCACCTGAATTTTCGCTGGCTGTGAATTGCCTGAAAGAGCTATTTAAGACACTTG GTTGTAAGCTTTGGCTTAGGGCTACCTTGTCCCCAAGTGTGATGCGTAACACATTGTTGGGTCAGTGTTTTCATACAAAAGCCGAGAAGATCCACAAAGCCATTTTTGATCTTTTCCAGCCATTATTACAG TCCCTCGAGGCTTTGCGAGATGGTGAGCATGAAAAGCAACGTAGACACTTTCTCTACTTTCTCCTTCATCAGGTCCCAGTTAGCAGTAACTTCAGTTTTTTAGCGAGAAGAATTGGACACAAG ATTGCTCTTCTTATTGTACTCAGAGGTTACAAGATGAACCCTCCTTGCCCGCCCTTTGAGTGTGCACACATGTG GGGACCGTCTCTTGTGTCATCGTTTATCGATTCTGCACTACATATTTCATTGCGTCAACCTGCTATTGATCTTGTTCAAACTATCCTGGTATCTGATGCTACGGCCCTACTAGCTTCGCTGCTACGTAATAATACTGGTAACTATATGGGAAATGAGGTGAAATATGACGACGATGACAGTAATTTTCCCTTTCCCCATGCTGTGGAAGATGTAAGTGATCGTCCGTGGAGTGACTTTACCCAGCAGAGCAAAGTTACTCTTGGGGAGTGCAAAGAGTGGATGTGCATTCCGATGCTTTGGATTACTACTCTTACAAATACAAATCTATTAAACCTTCCAGTATCGCTGTCCCAAGCAGTATTTTGGTCTCGGTCACGTTTTTGTTTGGTGGAATCTGAAAAGAATGATGACATGACGGTTGATATGGAAACCTGGCTTTCATCTTCCGCTGTTGAAATCAAAGGCACGCTTGGATGGAAGGTAGCAACAGGTTCTGATGACGGGGGGCCAGGAAAGGAGTCCAAAAATTCTGTGGCGGTATCAAAGATGTGTCCTACGTTAATACGAACTCTGAAGAG ATTGACCACTTGTTTTCTGGTTCAAATGGGTGAAGAGTATCGAAAACAATGGACCTGGGTACCAGGGATGAGCGAAACTTTCATCCTCTCTCTTTCAGACCCAGATGAT AATATACGGCAGTTTGGAAAGTCTATGCTGGAACACGTTTCAAATACCAGAGGTCTGTCTTGTGGGCTGAAGTTTCTCTGCTCTCAAAGTTCACACCTCGTACATGTTTTTTCTGGAGCCACGCATGTTTTACAGCAG GTCCATTTAAGCTCTGTTCTACAAAGATTTCAGATCCtgcatcattttttctttttattattcaagCTGCTGAAGGAAGAGGATGTGGTCATTATTACTGAGGCTGTGAAGAGTTCTGCAGGGGGATTTTTGAGGCAACCGGACTTCAGTGCTCCTCCTGTGATTGAGAGCAGAAATTCCTCCAGTGCTACCCCAGAGTTGCTGAAGTTTCTCTACTCGCTGGCAGAAGTTGCCTGGGGCGCAGTAAGGAAGTGCTTGGCTGAGGGAAAGGCTTTCATCCATCAAAGTCTTTGCCAG ATGACATGTGTACGTTTGCTTGAGATAACTCCTGTCGTTCTGGGAAAGCTTAGACTAAGCCGTGAAGAGTCCTGTGCTATTGGAGGAGCTTTGAAAGATGCATCTGATCTTAAATGGCTTCCTGATCTCATTGATTGGGGAAGGTCACAACTTAAAGTTGTTATTACGTATTGGAAACGAGCATTAGCGGCTTTGCTAGATATCTTACAAGGATCAAAGAGTGAAACTTGTTCCTCAGCAGTCCAGGCTATCAGGCGTGTGTTATCTGCTG ATGATCTTGACATCGAGCAATTAGCAGACCAAATCTCCCGCCTTGTCCCCAAGGCAAATGAGTTTCTTAAACCTGTTGATGCTGTTGGCAAAGCACCAGATAATGTGATGGATCTAACAGAGGATGTGACTGAGAAGGAATCGTTGAAGAATTTACCTAGTTTGAATAAGTCTCATCAACTTGATATCAATAAAACTCTTCCACCTATCAGAAGCATCTCACGGGTCCCATCTCTGAAGAAGGGTACTTCTAGTATTGATACTCCAAAGAGTTCGGCGGCAGTTGTCTCAGAGAAAGATGTTTCAGTAAAATCCAGCAATATGGTTAGGGACCTTCCCACCACAAACGCTGAACCAAGCAAGGTTGGTAGCATTAGTAAGGAAGCAGGAAACAGACAGACTTTGGGAGGTCCTCTTTCACTTGTAAACAGAACCAACTTAAAGAACGCTGCTGATGAATCCATCTCTCGTGGAACTTCGAAAGAGGCCCAGAAATCTGCGATTTCCAACACCAAAGGCATGGATTTGAGAAAAGTAGTTAATGAGCCGGAGGTTGATCCACTGGATTTGGCACTTAAACCTCTGAAACCACAGCCATTACCCCTAGCAAAACCAGGACCTATTGTTCCCAAACGACAAGTTATTCAACTTTGTGCACCTGTAAATAAGAAATCTGAGCGTTGGCAGAGGCAAGAAGCTGGATTTAAAAGATTCAGGCCACCAAAGCTTGAAGATTGGTTTAGAAAGATTTTGCAAATGGACTACTATGCAATAGTGGGACTGGCGTCAACAAATAAAGATGAGAATCAGAATGTCGGAAAGTTCAAGGAAGTTCCAGTGCGTTTTACTTCACCTGAGCAATATATACAGATTTTCCAGCCCTTGGTTCTAGAAGAGTTTAAAGCACAGTTGCAAAGTTCTTTCCAAGAGATATCGTCATTGGAGGAGATTTATTATGGTGATCTGTCTGTTTTATCGATTGAAAGGGTTGACGACTTCCACTTTGTTCGTTTTATGAAAGACGAAAATGATGGACCCAACTCGAAAAGTTTCTCTGAGAATGATTTGATTTTGTTCACAAAAGAGCATCCAGAAAATAGTAATGTTGGTGTTAATATGATGGGAAAG GTGGAAGGGCGGGAATGGGATGAGAGAAAACGATCGAGTATTTTGAATGTGCGCTTGTATCTTCAGAATGCGTCTTCACGATTAAATCAAGCTAGAAGGAATCTTTTGGAACGTAGCCAATGGCATGCATGTCGGATTTTAAACATTACATCCCAAATCCGAGAGTTTCAAGCGCTGTCATCCATAAAGGATATCCCCGTTCTTCCTGTGATCTTGAGCCCTTTGAGTGACTCGAACTATGACTCTGAAATTAAAAGATCAGATCTGCGTTCATTACCACATTCTTTACAACAAATACTTAAATCATCTTTCAATGAGAGTCAACTTCAGGCTATTGGCGTTTCCATTCGCTCATCCAATTTGACAAAAGAGTTTGACATTTCACTTATTCAGGGTCCTCCAG GAACTGGCAAGACTCGTACTATTGTTGCCATTATTAGTGGTTTGCTTGCTTCTGTTTCACGTAAAACTGGAAATTCTGAGCAAGATCATAGTTCTTCTACAACCTTTAGGCAGAGAATGAATCCGAATGTGGCTATGGCAAGGGTATGGCAAGATGCAGCTCTGGCTAAACAGCTCGATGATGATGgggaaacaaagaaaaatatagcaGAAAAGATTGGTAAAGGAAGGGTATTGATCTGCGCTCAGTCAAACGCTGCAGTTGATGAATTAGTTTCGCGAATATCTAGTTTAGGCATTTATGGCTTGGATGGGAAGATGTTTAAACCGTATCTTGTGAGGGTTGGAAATGCAAAAACAGTTCATCCAAATTCATTGCCCTTCTTTCTGGATACCCTGGTCGATCAGCGTTTAGCTGATGAGAAATTGCGGATAAACAAGGCTAAGAGTAATAAGGCTGAAGATTCTTCTGCCTTACTGCGCTGTAATTTAGAGAAGGTTGTTGATCAGATCACCCATTTTGAGGCTAAGCGTGCAAACTTAAACCAGGAAAGTTTGGACGCCAAAGAAAAGCTAGGGAGTAAAAACCCCAATATAGATGATGATGGCAAGCCAATGTCTGATGCCGAGTTAGGAATAAGATTGCGGAGGCTATATGAGCAAAAGAGGAAAATTTACAAAGATCTTGGTGCTGTTCAGGCGCAAGAGAGAAAAGCGAACAATGAAATTAGAGCATTGAAACATAAGTTGAGGAAGTCCATTCTTAAAGATGCTCAAATAGTTGTTACAACTTTAAGTGGttgtggaggagacttgtacaATGTGTGTGCTGAATCTTCATCAGCCCATAAATTTAGCAGTCCATCTGAAGATAATCTGTTTGATGCTGTAGTGATTGACGAAGCAGCTCAG GCTCTGGAGCCAGCTACCTTGATTCCTTTACAGCTCTTAAAGTCAAGAGGGACTAAATGCATAATG GTTGGAGATCCAAAGCAGCTTCCAGCAACTGTTCTCTCCAACATTGCTAGTAAATATTTGTATGAATGCAGCATGTTTGAACGCTTACAAAGGGCTGGTTATCCTATCCTTATGCTTACCCAACAG GATGCATCCAGATATTTGTAG